Proteins encoded by one window of uncultured Celeribacter sp.:
- a CDS encoding DsbA family oxidoreductase: protein MITLDIFHDPICPWCYIGKTRLDRALEARPDHPFAIQWHPFQLNPTMPKEGLDRLTYLEMKFHGTEGAMKAYRPVIDILHKEMPQVDLGKIKRTPNTLDAHRLVHWAGIDGRQTAAVSTLFRAYFKEGRDIGSRDVLAEIAGEIEMDPDAIARLLDTDADIEEIVARDTHARERGIKAVPTFIIDNLHAVEGAQPTELWLEVIDELTERTAL, encoded by the coding sequence ATGATCACGCTCGACATTTTCCACGACCCGATCTGCCCCTGGTGCTACATCGGCAAAACCCGCCTCGACCGCGCTCTCGAAGCCCGCCCTGATCACCCCTTCGCGATCCAGTGGCATCCGTTCCAATTGAACCCGACGATGCCAAAAGAGGGCCTGGATCGCCTCACCTACCTTGAGATGAAATTCCACGGCACCGAGGGCGCGATGAAGGCCTATCGTCCGGTGATCGACATCCTCCACAAGGAGATGCCGCAGGTCGATCTGGGCAAGATCAAACGCACGCCGAACACGCTCGACGCGCATCGCCTCGTGCATTGGGCCGGAATCGACGGGCGCCAGACCGCCGCCGTCTCCACCCTCTTCCGCGCCTATTTCAAGGAAGGCCGCGACATCGGGTCCCGCGACGTGCTGGCCGAGATTGCCGGCGAGATCGAGATGGACCCGGACGCCATCGCCCGCCTTCTGGACACGGATGCAGACATCGAAGAGATCGTCGCCCGCGACACCCACGCCCGTGAGCGCGGCATCAAGGCGGTGCCAACCTTTATCATCGACAACCTGCACGCGGTCGAAGGCGCGCAGCCGACCGAGCTTTGGCTTGAGGTGATCGACGAGCTGACCGAGCGCACCGCACTTTAA
- a CDS encoding multidrug effflux MFS transporter, with amino-acid sequence MPRRLPQLEFTILLAMLFATVAFSIDAMLPGLPQIAADLSPDDVNRAQLVLTAFVFGMGGGTLISGPISDHFGRKPVILFGLGLYTVGAVIAGLSHSMEMMLIGRAIQGVGGAFPRTVGIAMVRDLYEGREMAKITSFVMTIFMVVPAAAPSIGAMIIADFGWHGIFAAFVLVAVIGATWMSLRQGETLDPENRRHLNLTDLKSGTKEVFGNYNVRIYTVILMLGFGQMFSILSSVQQIYSDTYGLEEVFPYFFGATALISAVGAIMNGRMVGEKGMHFMIRMGYGISLTASVVALTLNLFGLGSGTFGFVVFFLWTVAMFSINAFTFGNLNALALVPLGRLAGLANSLIGAVFTMGSVLIAAPVGLAFNGTPIPVMAAGMICSALALILFRFEDSATAPHGAPKADAPAKPAE; translated from the coding sequence ATGCCGCGTCGCCTGCCGCAACTCGAATTTACCATCCTGCTTGCCATGCTGTTTGCGACCGTGGCCTTTTCCATCGACGCCATGCTGCCCGGCCTGCCCCAGATCGCCGCCGATCTGTCGCCCGACGACGTCAACCGTGCGCAGCTCGTGCTCACCGCCTTCGTCTTCGGCATGGGCGGCGGCACGTTGATCTCCGGTCCGATTTCGGACCATTTCGGGCGCAAACCGGTGATCCTCTTCGGTCTGGGCCTCTATACCGTCGGCGCCGTGATCGCAGGCCTGTCGCACAGTATGGAAATGATGCTGATCGGCCGCGCCATTCAAGGTGTCGGGGGCGCTTTCCCCCGCACCGTCGGGATCGCCATGGTGCGCGACCTCTATGAGGGCCGCGAAATGGCCAAGATCACCTCTTTCGTGATGACCATCTTCATGGTCGTGCCCGCCGCAGCACCCTCGATCGGCGCGATGATCATCGCGGACTTCGGTTGGCATGGCATTTTCGCCGCCTTCGTTCTGGTCGCCGTGATCGGCGCCACATGGATGAGCCTGCGCCAAGGCGAAACGCTCGACCCCGAGAACCGTCGTCACCTCAACCTCACCGACCTGAAATCCGGCACCAAAGAGGTCTTTGGCAATTACAATGTGCGCATCTATACCGTGATCCTGATGCTGGGGTTCGGCCAGATGTTCTCGATCCTCTCCTCGGTCCAACAGATTTATTCCGACACCTATGGCCTCGAAGAAGTCTTCCCCTACTTCTTCGGCGCGACCGCTTTGATCTCTGCCGTGGGCGCGATCATGAACGGGCGGATGGTCGGTGAAAAAGGCATGCATTTCATGATCCGCATGGGCTACGGCATCTCTCTCACCGCCTCTGTCGTCGCCCTCACTCTGAACCTTTTCGGGCTCGGATCCGGCACCTTCGGCTTTGTAGTCTTCTTCCTCTGGACCGTGGCGATGTTCTCGATCAACGCCTTCACCTTTGGCAACCTGAACGCCTTGGCCTTGGTGCCTCTGGGACGTCTCGCAGGCCTTGCAAACTCGCTGATCGGCGCGGTGTTCACCATGGGCTCCGTCCTGATCGCCGCCCCCGTGGGTCTTGCGTTCAACGGCACGCCGATCCCGGTGATGGCGGCGGGCATGATCTGTTCCGCGCTGGCGCTCATCCTGTTCCGCTTCGAGGACAGCGCCACGGCCCCGCATGGTGCGCCAAAAGCTGACGCTCCAGCCAAACCTGCGGAATAA
- the mfd gene encoding transcription-repair coupling factor, giving the protein MSKSTHLIVGGAPEGFDAHLLAREVTRANGPVIHVARDDKRLAALREGLKFFAPDLPVIEFPAWDCLPFDRMSPNADLSAQRMATLAALAHGSVPKRFVLLTTLSAATQKLPARDTLAGAAFTLAKGQRVNEADLRAFFVRMGFTQAPTVVEHGDYAIRGGIIDVYPPGQVLPVRLDFFGDELDGIRRFDPASQKTVDSLKEVSFTPVSEVILDETAITRFRQNYRIEFGAAGTDDPLYEAVSAGRKHAGMEHWLPYFHERLETLFDYLPEAVISLDDQSTAARLSRWEGIEDQYQTRREALNAKGRMDSVYKPCPPGLLYLDDAAWEAATAGRRVIHFHPLPQATGPGVIDAGGRVGRNFSPERQMEGVNLFEELAVHVQKRRSLGQVVLASWSEGARDRLKSLLEDQDVAGKEISDWRDVPDGTGGVYLSVWALEQGFEAPVGEGQSVTVISEQDVLGDRLVRRPGRRKKAENFLTEHSSLSPGDLIVHVEHGVGIFRGLEVVTALGAAHECLLLEYAGGDRLYLPVENIELLSRYGHDEGLLDKLGGGAWQAKKARMKERIREVAEKLIRIAAERHLRKAPIMEPPADMWEAFCARFPYSETEDQLKAIEDCLDDLERGMPMDRLICGDVGFGKTEVAMRAAFVAALSGAQVAVIAPTTLLARQHFRSFAERFRGFPINIRPMSRFVSAKDMAKTREDLAEGTVDIVVGTHALLAKSVKFANLGLLIVDEEQRFGVTHKERLKSLKSNIHVLTLSATPIPRTLQMSLTGVRDLSIIGTPPVDRLSIRTYVSEFDTVTVREALLREHYRGGQSFFVVPRVSDIPDIEDFFKNHVPELTHVVAHGQMAAGELDDRMNAFYDGKYDVLLATTIVESGIDIPTANTMVVHRADMFGLAQLYQIRGRVGRAKTRAYAYLTTKPRAPLTPQAEKRLRVLGSLDTLGAGFTLASQDLDIRGAGNLVGEEQSGHVKEVGFELYQSMLEEAIARIKSGEEAVSLDDDGQWAPQINLGVPVLIPETYVPDLDVRLGLYRRLSGLKTKVELEGFAAELIDRFGKLPKEVNTLLLVVRIKEKCREAGIARLDGGPKGATLQFHNDKYANPAGLVEFIHAQKGQAKVKDNKIIIRRDWKKDSDKIKGAYAIAQDLAKFAKGAAQPVKK; this is encoded by the coding sequence ATGAGTAAATCCACTCATCTGATCGTCGGGGGCGCGCCCGAAGGCTTCGACGCGCATCTGTTGGCGCGCGAAGTCACCCGTGCGAATGGGCCGGTGATCCATGTGGCGCGCGATGACAAACGGCTGGCGGCGCTGCGCGAAGGGTTGAAATTCTTCGCACCCGACCTGCCGGTCATCGAATTTCCCGCCTGGGACTGTTTGCCTTTCGACCGGATGTCGCCCAATGCCGATCTTTCGGCACAGCGGATGGCGACTTTGGCCGCTCTGGCGCATGGATCGGTGCCCAAGCGTTTTGTGCTTTTGACCACGCTTTCGGCCGCGACGCAAAAACTGCCCGCGCGCGACACGCTTGCCGGGGCGGCCTTTACCCTCGCGAAAGGTCAGCGCGTCAACGAGGCCGATCTGCGGGCGTTTTTCGTTCGTATGGGGTTCACACAGGCCCCGACCGTGGTCGAGCATGGCGATTACGCGATCCGGGGCGGTATCATCGACGTCTATCCGCCGGGACAAGTGCTGCCGGTGCGGTTGGATTTCTTTGGCGACGAATTGGACGGCATTCGCCGGTTCGATCCGGCGTCTCAAAAGACCGTCGACAGCCTCAAAGAGGTGAGTTTCACGCCCGTCTCCGAGGTCATTTTGGACGAGACTGCGATCACGCGATTTCGTCAGAATTATCGCATCGAATTCGGCGCCGCAGGCACGGACGATCCGCTCTACGAGGCCGTCTCCGCCGGGCGCAAACACGCCGGCATGGAGCATTGGCTGCCCTATTTCCACGAGCGGCTGGAGACGCTGTTCGACTACCTGCCGGAAGCGGTGATTTCCCTTGACGATCAATCCACTGCGGCGCGTCTTTCGCGTTGGGAAGGCATCGAAGACCAATACCAGACCCGGCGCGAGGCGTTGAATGCCAAAGGCCGGATGGACTCGGTCTATAAACCCTGTCCGCCGGGGTTGTTGTATCTGGATGATGCCGCTTGGGAGGCCGCCACCGCAGGCCGTCGCGTGATCCATTTCCATCCACTGCCACAGGCCACAGGCCCCGGTGTGATTGACGCGGGCGGGCGTGTCGGGCGCAATTTCTCGCCGGAACGCCAGATGGAAGGCGTCAATCTTTTCGAAGAACTGGCGGTCCACGTCCAAAAACGCCGGAGCCTTGGCCAGGTTGTGCTGGCAAGCTGGTCCGAAGGGGCGCGAGATCGTCTGAAATCGCTCTTGGAAGACCAAGACGTCGCGGGCAAGGAGATCTCCGACTGGCGCGATGTGCCCGACGGCACGGGTGGAGTTTATCTCTCGGTTTGGGCGCTGGAGCAGGGGTTCGAGGCCCCTGTCGGTGAGGGCCAATCCGTAACGGTGATCTCCGAACAGGACGTGCTGGGCGACCGTTTGGTTCGCCGACCGGGACGGCGCAAAAAGGCCGAGAACTTCCTGACCGAACATAGTTCGCTCAGCCCCGGCGATCTGATCGTCCATGTCGAACATGGCGTGGGCATTTTCCGCGGGCTTGAGGTCGTGACCGCCTTGGGCGCCGCGCATGAGTGCCTTTTGCTCGAATATGCGGGCGGGGATCGGCTTTACCTTCCCGTTGAAAACATTGAGCTTCTAAGCCGCTATGGTCATGATGAAGGGCTTTTGGACAAGCTCGGCGGCGGCGCATGGCAGGCCAAGAAAGCGCGGATGAAGGAACGCATCCGCGAGGTGGCCGAAAAGCTCATCCGCATCGCCGCCGAACGCCACCTCCGCAAAGCGCCAATCATGGAGCCGCCCGCCGATATGTGGGAGGCCTTCTGTGCGCGTTTTCCCTATTCCGAGACCGAGGATCAGCTGAAAGCCATCGAGGATTGCCTCGATGATCTGGAGCGTGGGATGCCGATGGACCGGCTGATCTGTGGCGACGTGGGCTTTGGCAAGACCGAGGTGGCGATGCGCGCGGCCTTTGTCGCGGCGCTGTCAGGGGCGCAGGTCGCGGTGATCGCGCCGACGACGCTTTTGGCGCGGCAACACTTCCGCAGCTTTGCCGAGCGGTTCCGGGGATTTCCCATCAATATCAGACCGATGTCGCGCTTTGTGTCCGCGAAAGATATGGCGAAAACCCGCGAGGATCTGGCCGAGGGCACCGTCGATATTGTCGTCGGCACCCACGCTTTGCTGGCGAAATCAGTAAAATTCGCCAATCTGGGTCTGCTGATTGTGGATGAGGAACAGCGTTTCGGCGTTACACATAAAGAGCGCCTTAAGTCTTTGAAATCCAACATTCATGTGCTGACGCTTTCGGCCACGCCGATCCCGCGGACGCTGCAAATGTCGCTCACCGGCGTGCGCGATCTGTCGATCATTGGCACGCCGCCGGTCGACCGGCTGTCGATCCGCACCTATGTTTCGGAATTCGACACGGTGACGGTGCGTGAGGCGCTGTTGCGCGAACATTACCGGGGCGGGCAGTCGTTTTTCGTCGTGCCGCGTGTCAGCGATATTCCAGACATTGAGGATTTCTTCAAAAACCATGTGCCGGAGCTGACCCATGTGGTTGCGCATGGCCAGATGGCGGCGGGCGAGTTGGATGATCGGATGAATGCCTTTTACGACGGCAAATATGACGTGCTTTTGGCGACCACGATTGTCGAGAGCGGCATCGACATTCCGACCGCGAACACGATGGTGGTGCACCGCGCCGATATGTTCGGACTTGCGCAGCTTTACCAAATCCGGGGCCGGGTGGGCCGGGCGAAAACCCGCGCCTATGCCTATCTGACCACTAAACCCCGTGCGCCCTTGACGCCTCAAGCGGAAAAACGGCTGCGTGTGCTTGGCTCTCTGGATACGCTTGGAGCAGGATTTACCCTTGCATCTCAAGATCTTGATATTCGCGGTGCAGGTAATTTGGTGGGTGAGGAGCAGTCCGGTCACGTCAAGGAGGTCGGGTTCGAGCTCTATCAATCCATGCTGGAAGAGGCGATTGCGCGGATCAAATCGGGCGAGGAGGCGGTGAGCCTCGACGACGACGGTCAATGGGCGCCGCAGATCAACCTCGGCGTGCCGGTGCTGATCCCGGAAACCTATGTGCCTGATCTCGATGTGCGCTTGGGGCTTTACCGGCGTCTCTCTGGCCTCAAGACCAAAGTAGAGTTGGAAGGCTTTGCCGCAGAGCTGATCGACCGGTTTGGGAAATTGCCCAAAGAGGTCAATACCTTGCTGCTCGTTGTTCGGATCAAGGAAAAATGCCGCGAGGCGGGCATTGCGCGTCTGGACGGCGGGCCGAAGGGGGCGACGCTCCAGTTCCATAACGACAAATACGCCAACCCGGCGGGGCTTGTGGAATTCATCCACGCGCAAAAGGGGCAGGCGAAGGTCAAGGACAATAAGATCATCATTCGTCGCGACTGGAAAAAAGACAGCGACAAGATCAAAGGCGCCTATGCGATTGCGCAGGACCTCGCAAAATTCGCGAAGGGCGCTGCGCAACCGGTTAAGAAATAA